A region of Necator americanus strain Aroian chromosome I, whole genome shotgun sequence DNA encodes the following proteins:
- a CDS encoding hypothetical protein (NECATOR_CHRI.G1834.T2), which yields MMYRSETWAEPTTVIGRLDCTERMLLRRLLDYFWLRVCHNEDLYAEIDVVYRRTTCGRYQHFAPPSKVAEVNRLRFFGHILRRPADRLVQRVLRSLPGSSWKKPPGRKRKFWTEVVKKDLRTLGVNRQFRRDIRFRRIWNSDEWIDSVQALAEDREGWAELCSRTAHLGEDAGNRVRR from the coding sequence atgatgtacagatcggagacttgggcagaacctacaacggTTATTgggaggcttgactgcacggaacgaatgctgcttagacggctacttgacTACTTTTGGCtaagggtatgccacaatgaagatctttacgcagaaattgatgtggtataccggcggacgACATGTGGAAGATACCAACAttttgcaccgccatcgaaagtggctgaagtaaatcgtcttcgcttctttggtcatatattaaggagaccggcagatcgccttgttcagcgagttctgaggagtttgccgggttcgagctggaagaagccgcctggccgaaaacggaagttctggactgaggtggtgaaaaagGACCTGAGAACACTCGGCGTgaataggcagttcaggcgagacattaggtttcgcagaatatggaatagcgacgaatggattgattctgtgcaagctctcgcagaagatcgagaaggttgggcagagctgtgttcaaggacggcacacctcggcgaagatgcgggtaatcgcgtcaggcgatga